One segment of Erigeron canadensis isolate Cc75 chromosome 2, C_canadensis_v1, whole genome shotgun sequence DNA contains the following:
- the LOC122587819 gene encoding secreted RxLR effector protein 161-like, which yields MSGIPYASAIGSIMYAMICTRPDVSCALSMTSRYQQNPGDSHWMAVKNILKYLRNTKDMFLIYGSGEEELVVKGYTDASFQTDRDDSRSQSGYIFILNGGAVSWKSSKQDVVALSTTESEYIAASLAAQEAAWLKKFIADLGVVPSIQEPLEILCDNEGAIAQIKEPRAHQKTRHIERRFNYIRDEVEKGKICICKVHTDQNIADPLTKLLERPKHESHTCAMGLRYSSDWI from the coding sequence ATGAGTGGAATCCCATATGCATCTGCTATAGGATCCATCATGTATGCTATGATATGCACGAGACCGGACGTGTCATGCGCTTTGAGCATGACAAGTAGATACCAGCAAAATCCAGGAGATAGTCATTGGATGGCTGTCaagaatatattgaaatatcttAGAAATACTAAAGATATGTTCTTAATATATGGATCTGGTGAGGAGGAGCTCGTTGTAAAGGGTTACACGGATGCGAGTTTCCAAACTGATCGAGATGATTCTCGATCACAGTCGGGGTACATCTTCATTCTAAATGGAGGAGCTGTTTCTTGGAAAAGCTCGAAGCAAGATGTGGTTGCATTGTCCACTACAGAGTCGGAATACATCGCCGCTTCTTTGGCAGCACAAGAGGCTGCATGGTTGAAAAAATTCATTGCCGATCTAGGGGTTGTTCCTTCCATTCAAGAACCCCTAGAAATTCTTTGTGATAACGAGGGCGCAATTGCTCAAATCAAAGAACCTCGTGCGCATCAAAAGACTAGACACATTGAGCGGAGATTCAACTACATAAGGGATGAAGTTGAAAAGGGAAagatatgtatttgcaaagttcaCACCGATCAAAATATTGCGGACCCACTCACGAAGCTCCTTGAAAGGCCTAAGCATGAAAGTCATACTTGTGCCATGGGACTTCGATATTCTAGTGATTGGATTTga
- the LOC122590249 gene encoding uncharacterized protein LOC122590249: protein MNGWDKTVSELHGMLKTAEASMGGKVQPVHMINEGGKKRANPGPKANVAKGKGNNKRNNRGTGKAKMDTPKMKKQKVAVNDPCFECGEVGHWKRNCPTYLKELKAKRDAGQTSGVHKKKEHQEGGH, encoded by the exons ATGAACGGATGGGACAAAACCGTTTCCGAGCTCCATGGGATGCTCAAAACGGCCGAGGCTAGCATGGGAGGAAAGGTTCAACCCGTTCACATGATCAATGAAGGCGGAAAGAAAAGGGCCAACCCCGGACCAAAGGCAAATGTTGCTAAAGGAAAGGGAAACAACAAAAGGAACAACAGAGGAACAGGAAAGGCAAAAATGGATACTCCAAAAATGAAGAAGCAAAAGGTTGCTGTCAATGACCCATGCTTTGAGTGTGGGGAGGTAGGACATTGGAAGCGTAATTGTCCAACCTATCTCAAAGAGTTGAAAGCTAAGAGGGATGCAGGGCAAACCTCAG GGGTtcataagaaaaaggaacatCAAGAAGGGGGACATTAG